The genomic region AGGCGCATCGACTTGAAACTTATTTGCAAAATAAGAAAGTATAGGGAGATTTGCCTCTCTTGCAAGCACGAAATCTTGAGAATCTAGGCATAAAATACACGAAAATACAAAAAACATTACAAATACTAGCAGCATAAGAGAAGTATTAAAAAGAATCTGATTGCTTTTAAATTCCGCGTGGCTTTTGTATCTGCGCTTAAGACTTAGGGTGAAAGTTGAGATTGCCGGTGAGTGGTTGAATGAAAAAACAAGCACAGGCAAAGTCAGCCACACAACGCTAACAAACTCGCTTAGTGGTGGGACTTGCTTGAGGCTTTCAAAATTCCAATAGGGAATAAGGTAAATTGAAAAAGCAAAAAGCACAAAACAAAGCGGATACACAAGAATCGTGCAAATTTTTGTGATGGTTTCTTCTTTGAGCAACATAATAGCCATAAGCGCGCTAACTAACACAAAGGCTAAGAATGCGCGTGCTATTGGCAAAAGTTGGCGCACTTCCTCGCCTTGCGAGTTTTTTACCACTTCAAAAAAGCCTTCAATTCCCAATTGATTGACAAAAAAGCTCCCAAAAGTGTTGGTAATCCCAACGCCATACACCAAGCAAATGGGATAAATTGCAAAAAAGTAGAGCAGAGTGATAAAAAAGCCCGCCTTACACCCCCAATATTCCTCAACTGCGTGCGTGATGTCTTTGTCGCTTCCGCTTGCTTTTAAGACAAAGAATGAAAGTCCGCGATGAGAAAGCCACACCATAGGGAATATCAAAAGCATCATCACAATGACAGGATAAAAGCCCCCAGTGCCCGCGCGAATGGGTAACATAAGGATTCCAGCACCTACGGCTGTGCCAAAAAGTGAAAGCGCCCAACGCAAATCAAAGGCGCTAAACTTTTGAAAATCTCTAGATTCTTTCATAGTGTTTTCCTTAAAGGTTGCTTATTTGAAACATCACATTTTAGCACAAGAGAGGCATTTAACTGCTAAACTCTAGCATTTGGTTAGACAAAATATTGTAGAATTCCCGCCCTTGAAAAACCTAAGAAAATCTAAGAACTTGCAAGCGAGGGATTGTGTTTTTAAAAATAAATCCCGCCAAGCTTAGAATCTTGAATATAACTTTAATTTTTTTTGCTTTTTGGAGAAATGTTTTGCCTAAATTGTTTGTAAAAATTTTAATATTTTGCGTATGTGTGTGCGTATTGCAAGCAAATCAGGCGGAAAAGCTAGATTATTCAAAGCTTAAAATTGCGGAATCTAAGCCGAGTTTTGATTATGTGTTTTTAAGCGGTGGAGTTATCTTGGCTGGGAGCATTGGTGGCGCGTTGGTGCTTTATATGCTTCCAGAGAATGTTACAAATTGGGAAAAAAGCGAGATTATCAATCTTGGCTCAAACTGGGTACATAAAGTTTCGCGTTCGCCTGTGGCGGATAGAGATGATTGGGTGCTTAATTGGGTAACACACCCTTATTGGGGTGCAGTGTATTATATGCAACCACGCAGGGTGGGCTTTGGCTGGTTTGAATCTGCGCTTTTTTCTTTCGCTGCAAGTGCGATTTTTTGGGAATATGGAATCGAGGCTTTCGCAGAAAAGCCTAGTTGGCAGGATTTGGTCGTCACGCCTGCATTTGGTTCGTTTTTGGGTGAGACGTTTTATCAAGCAAGCAAAGCAATAGAATCTAACAATCGAGAGCTTTTTGGCTCGCGTTCAGTTGGGGAATTTGTGCTTATCGTGCTTGATCCTGTGGGTGCGCTCATTGAGCTAACAAAGCTTGATAAGCGTTTTGGTATCACAAAAAGTAATACCTACATAAATCTTGCGCCTACCTCTAGTCGCTTTGGCGGAAGTGGCGTAATGCTAAGTTTTTATCATCATTGGTAAGGAGATTTTTAAGATGAAGTTTGAAGTTTCAGCGCAGGCGCATTTGCCTACAAAATATGGGAGTTTTTATATTCAGAGTTTTAAAGAGTTTGTTGATGACGCGTGTCCTAGGGAGCATTTAGTTGTTTGGACGAAGAATCTAGGCAAGATTCCGCTTGTGAGATTGCATTCAGAATGCTTAACGGGCGATGTTTTTGGCTCTTTGAAATGCGATTGTGGCAACGAGCTAGAATACGCGATGAAAGAAATCGCAAAATCAGAATCTGGCGGTATGCTTATCTATCTAAGACAGGAGGGCAGAGGCATAGGGCTTTTTAATAAAGTCAATGCGTATGCTTTGCAGGATAAAGGGCTTGATACGGTGGATGCAAATATCGAGCTTGGATTCCCAAGTGATTTGCGCGATTATGAGATTGTGGGTGCGATTTTCAAGCATTTTGGGATTAGGGAGATTATTCTATTGACAAATAATCCTCTAAAGATTGAATCTATACAAAAATATGTCAAAGTGAGCAGAACCAGCATAATTGTGGGCTGCAATCAGCACAATAAAGAATATTTACAAATCAAAAAAGATAAAATGGGGCATTTGCTTTAAAAAAATAGCGCGTTGCGTGGGCGCTTAGATATGAAAGGTGAAAATATGGATTCTCAAACAAGACAGATGATAAGTTATGATGAGGCTTTGGAGATTTTAAACACGATAGAAATCAAAGCATTGCCTACGGAAAAAATTGTATTCAATCAATCTTTGGGTCGCATTTTAGCGCGCGATATTAAGGCAAAGCGCAATGTCCCACCCGTACCAACTTCTGCGATGGACGGCTTTGCGGTGCGTTTTGATGAAATTGTGAGCCTGCAAAAGGCGCAACAAAAGGGAGAAAATGCAGAGCAAAGAAATGGGTTTAGAGTCCAAGCGCGCAATCAAGCAGGGAGCGAGGAACTCTACACTCTAGAAGCCCAAAGTGCCATTCGCACTTACACAGGCTCGCGTATGCCACTAGATTCTGATACATTACTTTTGGTGGAGGATATTGAGGAGTTTGAAAAAGATGGAGCGCGCTATATTAGGCTAAAAAATGTAGAGCAGATTCTAAAACGCGCGCAGTGGGTGCGTCAAGTGGGCGATAACTACAAAAAAGATGAGATTCTAATCCGCAAGGGAACGCGCATAAGTCCTTTTGAAATCGGAATCTTCGCAGATAATAACGAGGTTTTCGTCGAAGTGTTTGCGCGTGCGCGCGTTGGGATTTTGAGCATTGGCGATGAGATTATTGAAGTGGGCGAGGAGAGCAATCGCACAAATGCCCTACGTAGCGTGAATAATCATTTGTTAGGCGCGCTAGTGGAGGCGTTAGGACACACAAGCGTGCTGTTTCCAAAAGTGGGCGATGATAAGGAGGCGATTAGGACGCTTTATAAAAGCGCACTAGAGCAGTGCGATGTGCTTGTAACAACTGGTGGTATGAGCGTTGGGGATTTTGACTTTACAAAAGAGATTATGAAGCAGGAATGCAAAGTGGTGTTTAAAGGCGTGCGCTTAAAGCCCGGAAAGCCTGTCGCGTATGGAATCTACCAAAATGCGCAAAAGCAGACGCATATTTTTGGCTTGCCCGGCTATCCAAACTCGTGCGCGGCGACATTTTTGCTTTTTGCGCGCGTGATTTTAGCGCGCCTTTGTGAGACGCGGGCACTACAGCTTATTTTAAATGGCACGCTTTTGGAGGATTTGAAACGCACAGATTCTAGAATGGAGTTTCGCGCGTGTGAAGTAAGGGTGGAATCTGGTGCATTGCAGGTGAGCTGTGCGTCTAAAAAAAGTTTGCAAAGCTCGATGATTAATAATCTAGGCACACATACTGCGTTTATTGTTTTAGAGGAAAATGGTGGTGATTTGCCAAAAGGTGCGAGTGTGAAAGTGTTGCTTTTTAGGGATATTTTAGGGTAGATTCTGAAAAAATGTAACTTTAAGCAAGCAAAAAAGGTAAAATACGCACGCAAAATAACCAAACAAATCAAAAAAGGAACGATAATGATACGCGTAGAATTTTTAGGTCCTTTAAGTAATGAAGGCGCACTGGATTTAGAGGTGGCTACTATGGAGGAGTTGAAAGAAAAACTCTCACAAAACCCAAATCTTACTAAATGGCTTGAAATCTGCGCTGTGGCGGTCAATGACGCGATTGTCAAAGACTCTAAGTATGCGTTTCAAGATGGTGATAAAGTGGTGATTTTGCCTCCTGTGTGTGGTGGGTAAATCACTCGTGGCGCAGGGCATCGATTGGATTTAGCTTTGAAGCTCTGCGTGCTGGGAGATAACCAAACAAGATTCCGATAAATGCGGAAAACAAAAACGCAATAAGTGCTGTTGGTATATCAAAGACAAATGGAAGCTCCATTTGCACGCTTAATCCCCACGAGGCAAAAAATGCCCACAAGATTCCCAAAAGTCCGCCAAGCGAGCTAAGTGTAACAGATTCTATCAAAAACTGCCCCAAAACCTCGCTTTGTAATGCGCCAATCGCCATACGCGTGCCGATTTCTCGCGTGCGTTCAGTTACTGAAACTAGCATAATGTTCATAATCCCAATACCACCAACAACGAGGCTAACACCCGCTATAAGCCCCAAAAGCGCGGTGAGTCTTTGCGTTGTGGAAGTGAGTGCTTCAGCGATTTGTTTTGTATCCATAATTTCAAAGGAGTCTCTTTCCCCACTACGGACATTGCGCACTTTGCGTAAAATCTGCGTAAGTGCATTTACTGCTTGTGTGGAATCTACCCCATCTTGCAGGCGTATCATAAAGCGATTGACAAAATATAATGTGTTGCTAGGGTTGATTGATCGTGTAAAAGCTTTCATAGGGAGTAAAATAACATCATCTTGGTCATTCCCCATACCGCCTTGCCCCTTAGATTCTAGCACACCCACGCATTCACAGACGATATTATTAAGGCGGATTTTTTTTCCTAAAGGATTTTCATTCTCAAAAAGATTTTTACGCACACTCGCGCCGATAAGGCAAGAAGTGCTTCCCACACGATATTCAGAATCTTTAAAAAACCTGCCTTCTTGGGTATCCCACTGCGTTACATCAAAAAAGTTAGAATCCACGCCTTGCACGCTTGTCGTGGTGTTTTTGGCAAGATATTGCGCCATAACAGAAGTGTGAGAAATGGGTGCGAGCGCCACGATATGTTCTCCCATCATTTGGCGCACTTCTTTGACTTCATCTAAGCTAAAATTGCGCTTAGGTTTTGCGCCGCTTGGATTCATCGCACGCGCAGGGAAAACAAGCAAGAGATTGCT from Helicobacter himalayensis harbors:
- a CDS encoding DUF3943 domain-containing protein; protein product: MPKLFVKILIFCVCVCVLQANQAEKLDYSKLKIAESKPSFDYVFLSGGVILAGSIGGALVLYMLPENVTNWEKSEIINLGSNWVHKVSRSPVADRDDWVLNWVTHPYWGAVYYMQPRRVGFGWFESALFSFAASAIFWEYGIEAFAEKPSWQDLVVTPAFGSFLGETFYQASKAIESNNRELFGSRSVGEFVLIVLDPVGALIELTKLDKRFGITKSNTYINLAPTSSRFGGSGVMLSFYHHW
- a CDS encoding ABC transporter permease; translation: MIFNAFLLALRQIRRNFLRAFLTMLGVIIGVGAVVVMINLGKGTTQMIGDRISSLGSNLLLVFPARAMNPSGAKPKRNFSLDEVKEVRQMMGEHIVALAPISHTSVMAQYLAKNTTTSVQGVDSNFFDVTQWDTQEGRFFKDSEYRVGSTSCLIGASVRKNLFENENPLGKKIRLNNIVCECVGVLESKGQGGMGNDQDDVILLPMKAFTRSINPSNTLYFVNRFMIRLQDGVDSTQAVNALTQILRKVRNVRSGERDSFEIMDTKQIAEALTSTTQRLTALLGLIAGVSLVVGGIGIMNIMLVSVTERTREIGTRMAIGALQSEVLGQFLIESVTLSSLGGLLGILWAFFASWGLSVQMELPFVFDIPTALIAFLFSAFIGILFGYLPARRASKLNPIDALRHE
- a CDS encoding aromatic amino acid transport family protein, with the translated sequence MKESRDFQKFSAFDLRWALSLFGTAVGAGILMLPIRAGTGGFYPVIVMMLLIFPMVWLSHRGLSFFVLKASGSDKDITHAVEEYWGCKAGFFITLLYFFAIYPICLVYGVGITNTFGSFFVNQLGIEGFFEVVKNSQGEEVRQLLPIARAFLAFVLVSALMAIMLLKEETITKICTILVYPLCFVLFAFSIYLIPYWNFESLKQVPPLSEFVSVVWLTLPVLVFSFNHSPAISTFTLSLKRRYKSHAEFKSNQILFNTSLMLLVFVMFFVFSCILCLDSQDFVLAREANLPILSYFANKFQVDAPLVGYGAPLVAFLAITSSFFGHYFGASEGLNGIVRKSFELRGKQAPNTKTTHIFTTIFMYSTLIVVAYLNPSILDFIESLGGPIIATILFIMPLVGLYSVNALKCYRNVWVDIFLLITGLLTIFSVMYKMTL
- a CDS encoding MoaD/ThiS family protein is translated as MIRVEFLGPLSNEGALDLEVATMEELKEKLSQNPNLTKWLEICAVAVNDAIVKDSKYAFQDGDKVVILPPVCGG
- a CDS encoding molybdopterin molybdotransferase MoeA; translated protein: MKGENMDSQTRQMISYDEALEILNTIEIKALPTEKIVFNQSLGRILARDIKAKRNVPPVPTSAMDGFAVRFDEIVSLQKAQQKGENAEQRNGFRVQARNQAGSEELYTLEAQSAIRTYTGSRMPLDSDTLLLVEDIEEFEKDGARYIRLKNVEQILKRAQWVRQVGDNYKKDEILIRKGTRISPFEIGIFADNNEVFVEVFARARVGILSIGDEIIEVGEESNRTNALRSVNNHLLGALVEALGHTSVLFPKVGDDKEAIRTLYKSALEQCDVLVTTGGMSVGDFDFTKEIMKQECKVVFKGVRLKPGKPVAYGIYQNAQKQTHIFGLPGYPNSCAATFLLFARVILARLCETRALQLILNGTLLEDLKRTDSRMEFRACEVRVESGALQVSCASKKSLQSSMINNLGTHTAFIVLEENGGDLPKGASVKVLLFRDILG
- the ribA gene encoding GTP cyclohydrolase II translates to MKFEVSAQAHLPTKYGSFYIQSFKEFVDDACPREHLVVWTKNLGKIPLVRLHSECLTGDVFGSLKCDCGNELEYAMKEIAKSESGGMLIYLRQEGRGIGLFNKVNAYALQDKGLDTVDANIELGFPSDLRDYEIVGAIFKHFGIREIILLTNNPLKIESIQKYVKVSRTSIIVGCNQHNKEYLQIKKDKMGHLL